Genomic DNA from Telopea speciosissima isolate NSW1024214 ecotype Mountain lineage chromosome 2, Tspe_v1, whole genome shotgun sequence:
ATTCTCAATACTTAAAACCCTGGTCAGAAGCTGGAGCAGTTCCTTGGCAGCGAGAGCAAGTACATCCTGTTGCTTTCCTCTCcaatttggaagaaaaagagaggagaagctACTGGCCTTGTTGCACATGCACTCAGTGCTCGCCAGagagaatgtgtgtgtgtgcgcgtAAGAGTGAGTTTATATGTTCTCCGtagttgcagacttgcagctATGTCACAAGCAAAAGGTCAGAACAAGAATGAAAACGAGAACGCATAATATATTAAAATCTCATTCTAAAATAGGCCTTATTCTTGGACCCATTCCGGTATTTGAGAACGGGAATGCTTATCAAACCATTTTTCGATTTTAGAATATACTCTTAATTCGGtgtgcattcttggaatgcatccCTAGAATGCGTATCAAACACAGCTTTAGTATTAGTCAGAGGtctaccccaaaacaaaaaatattactCAGATGTAAAATATTGGTTTTCCAGTGCCTCGAACAGAGGCTTTATGAATAATGACATGACCGATTCAATTATCAGCATCACCCCGCAGGTGCTGCTACGATAATGTTTCAATGGCATCATGGCAAAATTCCCAATCAATCTTTGAGGCAGCAGACTTGGTGAGATGGGTCACAGGGTAATCAAAGTGGGAGTAACAAAGGACGGTAAGGAGAGGCATGGATTCCTTCTCGACAACGCATTTGGGGTAGGTGGAAGTGTTGTAGAGACAATTGAGGAGTATTGAAACGTCATGGCCATCAGGGTCGAGGGTCTGTATCATGTTCTCAAAGTTTTTAAGTGTCTCGGTTGGAGAGCTTAGAGAGGAATTGGTATTCGCTACTTCAGTTCAATCATGCGAAGTGGGAATAgtgagaggaagaggaggatcTCGATGCTGGTAATGATGCTGCTGTGATCAGACTTAGGTTTTTGAGGTCTGGAAGCTCGTGAGCTCATCGCGATGGCCATGCTATACACACGCACATAGAGAGATacataagaaaaaggaaaacgcAACAAATTTGTACGAGTGTCTGTAGGtagagacacagagagagacaaagaagaCTGTCGATGTCAAGCTCAGGAATGGTGACTTAAAACTCGAGCTGGAAACAAGAACGTGGAATGGGAAAAAAGCCCATTCCAGAATGGGCTGCACTCCTGCACTCTTGGCCACATTCCAAGAATTTGAGAATGGAATGCTTACCAACCAGCTTTATTTACTTTCCAGAACACATTGGCATCGTAGTCAGCTGCTGCTTGGTGGAAATTGGAGAACTCACCTGCTCACTCTTTGATGCTGTCGACGGTTGTAAATCTACAGCTGGTGCCCTCGAGGATCCACCAGTTGCTGTCCCGTGTATCATTATGGAATGGAACTGTTTGCAGAACCTCCAATTTAAACTTTTTCTTAGTAAAGACAGTGACCAAGCCATTAAGAGGAGATTACAATCAAGTATTGATGTCACACTTGAGTAGAAGAAGTGAAAAACACTGTGACCTTATAATATGCACATTCCTTTCTTATTGAATAAGCTTTGATATGCAGTAGGGTATATTCCAACAAGAAACCCACCAAGGTTGTAAACACAATGATACTCCAAAATGACCACTCCCCATGGGTACAGATGAGAGTGTCATGAGAAGATTTGTTAGGAGACCGAATGTCAATTGAAGCATTTGCACTAATAAAATGATGGACAGGATGCAGTGGCCTCATCATAAATGGAGAATGTCAGCATTATTGAGTTGGAAATGCAGAACCTTTTCTTCCAACCTACATGAGCAATCAAGCAGTTTAAGTGGTAAATCAACAGTGTTGGAAGCAAAAACCTGATAAAAAGCTaacatcagtttttttttttttttaatagaacaCCAAGGGAATATGGCTCCAATATTCGAATAGTTCTTAAAGAATTCAAAGAAACTTAACTCCACCATTGACAGTGACTGAAGTTTTTGTTAATAGGTAGGCCCCAATGAGAGTCAAACTTAGTAACAGGAGTTAATATCATCTTACAAAGGACGTAATTGTGGCTTAAATCTGTTCAGCAAAGAATTAAGGATCACCAGTTTGATCACTGGCAGCTAGTTTTGAAAGTGACACCTTAAAGTCAAAGTTTGAGTTCTATTTCATAAGTATCATTAATTCCCATTACAAAAAATGCCAATTTATGATACTAAATAGAAACAAGTATGGTCAATATCTTTTGCAAACACCAGAATTTACCAAATTATAAACCAGCCTATTGGAAAACAGGAAAAGTGGGAAACCATTGAAATAGCTCTAGCTCCAAACAAGCTGCATACCAAAATATCCGCTGTTGCGGTACAAGATGACATGGGCAAGGATTGTGAATCATAAAAAAGGCCTTCTAGAAGTTAAACTCGTTTATGACTAAAATTCCAAAATGACAAAAtgacaaaatgacaaaaagacAAATAGAGCTAAGCACAGTATGGAATTCAACCATGATACTTACTCTGTTAGAATAAACTTGTACAAATTATGCTACGAAGTGATGTGAAGATCATCTAACCAAACATAATGATCGATTACctgccaaaaaagaaaaaaaaaaagactgaaaTCAAGTAGAgtattgaaaattgaaaagcaAGACAACACCTACCTGTCCTATGTAACAAGAAAGCGAACAATGGCATTACCTGTCCTGTGCTAACACTAGGAATTATAAGGAGCCTTCATTCCATGTCTTCAACAATTAGAGATGCAGCTATCTCCTCCCAAGTATTTTCTCCATAGAAATCCAAACATGTGATGTACAACATGTCCTGACAAATGATTCCTGAATGGCAATGTCTGGAACTAATCCCTGCTCTAGCATTCTATCCAACAGCTGCAGCCCCTTATCGAGCATACCTTTCCTAAGACACCCATCAATTAGAGTGGAGTATGCAACAAGATCAGGCAAGAAACCCTTACGATGAGCCTCATCAAAAATATCTACAGCATCcttaattttcccttttttacagTGCATCTCAATCATAATGGTGTATGTGAAAATATCCGAATCAATCTTCTCCATTATTGTCATCCTATAATACAAATTTTCCACTTCAGATATATTACCTGCCTTGCAATACCCACTTAATAATGTGTTATATGTCACAACATTAGCAGTGAAAACTTTGTTCACAACCAAATATTCAGCTTCCTTGAGCATTTTAGCTTCACAAAGGCCATGAATGAGAATATTGTACGTTCTAGTATTAGGCACGACTCCCTTCTTCAACATGTCAGCTAATAGCATCATAACACTAAGCCATTGGCCGATCTTACATAAATTATTCATCAAAATGTTGTAACTTACCACACTGACCCAACCAAAGTGAAAACTCAAGGCCAGAAGATTCTTCGCCTCATAAATCTTTGAAGCATGGCAGAGGGAATCAAGAAGTATATTCATGGTCACAACAGTGGGATATAATCCACTGCTCATCATAATTTCTAATATTCTGTAAGCTTTGTCAGCCTTGCCCACTTTATAAAGTGCATTCATGTACGTGTTGTAACTGATAGTGCTAGGCTTCCAACCTTTCGATGAGCTTTCCTTGAAGATCAACTCAACCTCATCAAAGCGCCCATTCTTGCAAAGTGTATCAATCCATATATTGTAAACCAGAGAATTTGGAAGGTAATTGTTCAAACGCATCAACTCGATCAGTGTTTCTGCAGCTCTGACATCTCCCCTGTCACAGTGAGCTTTCAAAATAGGAACAAATATATAAACATTCGGTTCACAATTCTGATCTCTCATCATCTCTATTACAGCTTCTATATCTGCAATTCTTCCTGCCCTAGAAAGACCAGTGATCAAGGTCGAGTAAGTTGTCACATCCGGATTGCAACCCACAGCAGACATCTCATCTAGGACACGAAAAGCTAAATTAAACCGTGGGGAACAGCAGGAATACGCCTTGACCAAGATGTTAAAGGTGGAGACGTTAGGAATTACACCGGAAGAGTACATTTCCTCCAAAACTCCCTGAAGCGCATCAAAGCGTTTCGCCCAGGCGAGGCAATTAAGCAGGGTGTTGAAACAGAGAACGTTGGGATAACACCGACTTTCCTTCATCCGACGGAAGAGTCTAAGAACTTCGTCTACCTTGCCTACCCGACTGAAGGCTTTCATCAAGCTGTTATAAGCAGCTGGATGAGAAGTGGAAGGGTTGGAACCATCTTCCGGTTCCGCAAGAGCGGAGGCAAGGTAAAGTTTCGATGCTTTCACAAGAAGTTCAGGAAAGGTAACAAGAGGGTCTTCCGTTGTAGGGTTGTCTTGTTTCTGATACTTTGACGTAGGGTTTTCCTCATCAGCTGCCTGCGATAATGCACGAAACACCCCAACCCTACCCTCAAGCATACCAAATCCTTCAATCTCCTGGGACGAAAACGGCGTCCCATGTTCAGCATTTCGATCCGGCCAAGAATGATGGATGTCATCGACCGCCACGGTTACCAGTGAGCTTCGATGACGAGAATTATGGCCTGCGCCATGGCTAAACGAGCAACGTAAGGTGACGCGGAGGGATCTATTAAGGGCCGCCAACAGAGAGAGCTTCTTGTTCTAGGGTTATCTGAACGAAATCGAAGGGTCAAAGAGTGAGATAGTGAGAAAATTACCTGAGACCATCAGCTTGAGATGATGCTTAGGGCTTAACCTCAAGTGAGCAAAGTTTTCATCTCTCTGCTATGTAAGAGAAACGATAGGCTTCGTCTTCAAGCATCTCCAAGATTCTCAGTTTAGTTTGATGGAGAGAGTACCAAGAGCGGCGTCACTGCTCGGCTTTCCAAAGCATATGAAAGATAAGGGAGACTTTCAAGAACGAAGACCCAAAAGGTACCGCAAAACCTATCTGGAGCCTGGAGGTGGGTGAACCGATTATAGGCCGAATGGACAGACCAACAGCCTGAGCCAATGTTGCGGCTCAATCCGGTGTCAATTTAGAAAAAAATCGGACCGGCCGTTTAAAATCGAATTGAAGCAATTAATTCTGTTTGGCTAACTAACGTTTTAAGAAAATGTAATATAGGTACCCAACGTTTTACATATTATGTTTAGGGTATCTAAACCGGTAAACCTTATTAACATTATTACTAGATAAAATTACACCCCTCTCCtatactttgccctaattacacccCCTGTAAGTGTTTTCAACAATTACACGAACCTACCCTACGGTGTACAATATGTTACAAACAGCTCTTGTGTCTCTGTTAAGTGGTGACGCCAGTAAGGGCTAATTCATTtaatccccaaaatacccttgtatAGTGTaaaattacttttttacccttttattgaaaaattaagGAATAAttaatcttcttcctcctaacGTCCATTCATCGGTGATGAAATCTTAACCAATGACTTATGTAGAAGAACTCATTAAAACCATTTCACCTTGCTCTCTCCCTACCAGAATCAAAGAGTAGCCACTCTCCTATTAAAACCATTTCACTTTCgctcttgttttcttttgttttcgtCGAACAGCAAACTCCTTAAATGACTAATTgagaatggaaaaaaagaaattgtgaGAGAATCGTAGGTGCAGATGAGAGGAGTGTTCATAATTCTAAAGAATGCTTGTGGAGGTGGGAAAAAAGGTGGCTGCGAAGGCGGGGGCAGGATTGTGTGGATGGGGGTGGTCGCAGGGTTGGAATAGGGTGGAAAGGGTGGGTGTGTGGAGTAGGGGGTAGGGAACATGGTCGGgcgaggaagaagaatagtagtGGTGGGAGATACGGGCGGAATAAGGGAGGGATGGGGGTGAGGGAATTGTAGATGGCAGGGATGGGAGCAGGACAAGGTTGGGGAATGataattctaatattttttggatgaataaaaaatttcattatcAAAGGAGGAAAGAATTATAGAGAGCcccaaaggagaaaagaaagagagaaaatacaGTCAGCCAAAGCAAAGACTAAGGGGCTAGAACAACAAAAGAGACATTATAGAGACCTTAGGAATCAACAATGactctgttccttggggagtctgAACAAAAGGAGGGGGGAGCAAacgataactttgctttaatttcaaaagaaatagaATCCCAAATCATCTGGTAAGATCGAGAATTAGAGGTCCATTTTCTGATATTGCGTTTCATCCAAATATGAATAAGGGCTA
This window encodes:
- the LOC122651290 gene encoding pentatricopeptide repeat-containing protein At1g63400-like gives rise to the protein MLEGRVGVFRALSQAADEENPTSKYQKQDNPTTEDPLVTFPELLVKASKLYLASALAEPEDGSNPSTSHPAAYNSLMKAFSRVGKVDEVLRLFRRMKESRCYPNVLCFNTLLNCLAWAKRFDALQGVLEEMYSSGVIPNVSTFNILVKAYSCCSPRFNLAFRVLDEMSAVGCNPDVTTYSTLITGLSRAGRIADIEAVIEMMRDQNCEPNVYIFVPILKAHCDRGDVRAAETLIELMRLNNYLPNSLVYNIWIDTLCKNGRFDEVELIFKESSSKGWKPSTISYNTYMNALYKVGKADKAYRILEIMMSSGLYPTVVTMNILLDSLCHASKIYEAKNLLALSFHFGWVSVVSYNILMNNLCKIGQWLSVMMLLADMLKKGVVPNTRTYNILIHGLCEAKMLKEAEYLVVNKVFTANVVTYNTLLSGYCKAGNISEVENLYYRMTIMEKIDSDIFTYTIMIEMHCKKGKIKDAVDIFDEAHRKGFLPDLVAYSTLIDGCLRKGMLDKGLQLLDRMLEQGLVPDIAIQESFVRTCCTSHVWISMEKILGRR